Proteins from a single region of Bradyrhizobium diazoefficiens:
- a CDS encoding RDD family protein: MSYSDSGNAWRSDGAAHAYDPYLHPELFRGVAMRRVFAFLIDMVVICVPVILGYIFIAVFGVVTLGLGWALFWLAWPASVIWAIVYYGACIGGPSSATIGMRIMDLELRTWYGAPGYFVLGATHAVLFWVTVSFLSPFVVLVGLFNGRRRLLHDFVLGTVVINNSVRAPVPQAARTY, from the coding sequence ATGTCGTATTCGGACTCGGGCAATGCCTGGCGCAGCGACGGCGCGGCTCATGCCTACGATCCCTATTTGCATCCGGAATTGTTCCGCGGTGTTGCGATGCGGCGCGTGTTCGCGTTCCTGATCGACATGGTCGTGATCTGCGTCCCCGTCATCCTCGGCTATATCTTCATCGCGGTGTTCGGCGTGGTGACGCTCGGCCTCGGCTGGGCGCTGTTCTGGCTGGCCTGGCCCGCCTCCGTGATCTGGGCCATCGTCTATTACGGCGCCTGCATCGGCGGTCCGTCGTCGGCGACGATCGGGATGCGGATCATGGATCTGGAGTTGCGCACCTGGTACGGCGCGCCCGGCTACTTTGTCCTCGGCGCGACCCATGCCGTGCTGTTTTGGGTGACGGTCTCGTTCCTGTCGCCCTTCGTAGTGCTGGTCGGCCTGTTCAACGGCCGTCGACGCCTGCTGCACGATTTCGTACTGGGAACGGTCGTGATCAACAATTCCGTTCGCGCGCCGGTGCCTCAGGCGGCAAGGACCTACTGA
- a CDS encoding YeeE/YedE family protein: MTDLSIDARLLAPDNDRHNSNLTIVAIATVILVVGAAALSATVSWWQGLLLLLGGALGLTLYHALFGFTSAWRVFIVARRGAGLRAQMVMLALATALFFPALAHGELFGVAVHGELGAVGVGMLTGAFLFGLGMQLGGGCASGTLYTAGGGNTRMLVTLAAFIVGSTLGALHLPWWSALPNVGSISLIESFGWLPALLLCWLAMAAIYLLTIRAEIRLHGKLEPGARTRLRGARRFMQGPWPLLAGAILLAIGNFATLYLAGRPWGITSAFALWGSKILMGFGVDAASWPYWQGARAASLHQSIFADVTSVMDFGIMLGALLAAGLAGKFNPTLRISVQSLVAAVVGGLLLGYGARLAYGCNIGAYFSGIASGSLHGWCWLVAAFLGNILGTHLRPLFGLAVEK; this comes from the coding sequence ATGACTGATCTGTCCATTGATGCGCGGCTGCTGGCTCCTGACAACGATCGGCACAACTCAAATCTCACGATCGTGGCCATCGCCACGGTCATTCTCGTTGTCGGAGCGGCGGCGTTGTCGGCCACGGTCTCCTGGTGGCAAGGATTACTGCTTCTGCTTGGCGGCGCGCTCGGCCTGACACTGTATCATGCGCTGTTTGGCTTCACTTCGGCCTGGCGCGTCTTCATTGTCGCGCGAAGAGGCGCAGGGCTGCGAGCGCAAATGGTCATGCTTGCGTTGGCGACGGCTCTGTTCTTCCCGGCACTGGCGCACGGCGAGTTGTTCGGCGTTGCAGTTCACGGCGAACTCGGCGCCGTTGGCGTCGGCATGCTGACGGGGGCATTCCTGTTCGGACTCGGAATGCAGCTCGGCGGCGGCTGCGCCTCAGGAACGCTGTACACTGCCGGCGGCGGCAATACCCGCATGCTGGTGACACTGGCGGCCTTCATCGTCGGATCGACGCTCGGCGCATTGCATCTGCCGTGGTGGAGCGCGCTGCCGAATGTCGGATCGATCTCGCTGATCGAAAGCTTCGGATGGCTGCCGGCCCTCCTGCTGTGCTGGCTCGCGATGGCCGCGATCTATCTCCTGACCATCAGGGCCGAAATCCGGCTGCATGGCAAACTCGAGCCGGGAGCACGGACCAGGTTACGCGGTGCACGCCGCTTCATGCAGGGGCCGTGGCCCCTCCTCGCCGGCGCAATTTTGCTCGCGATCGGCAATTTTGCCACGCTCTATCTTGCAGGCCGTCCGTGGGGCATCACATCCGCCTTTGCGCTCTGGGGATCGAAAATCCTGATGGGCTTCGGCGTCGACGCCGCGTCATGGCCTTATTGGCAAGGCGCCCGCGCGGCCTCGCTGCATCAAAGCATTTTCGCGGATGTTACCTCGGTCATGGACTTCGGCATCATGCTGGGAGCCTTGCTGGCGGCGGGTCTCGCCGGCAAGTTCAATCCGACCTTGCGCATCTCCGTACAATCGCTGGTAGCCGCCGTTGTCGGCGGCCTGCTGCTCGGATACGGCGCGCGCCTCGCCTATGGCTGCAACATCGGCGCCTATTTCAGCGGAATTGCCTCCGGCAGTCTGCACGGTTGGTGCTGGCTTGTCGCAGCTTTCCTCGGCAACATCCTGGGAACGCACCTCCGACCGCTGTTCGGCTTGGCCGTCGAGAAGTAA
- a CDS encoding N-acyl homoserine lactonase family protein produces MTPRIMSKITRALAVAAIALSAQAAFAQKPGVERLYILNCGEGIAGDISRWSPGVNEGKSMDFADTCYLIKHSQGWFLWDTGIPDAVAAMSNGLVPADPKAVTWRRPKTLAAQLEQIGVKPADVKAMGVSHTHPDHIGNVEMFPQATLYVQKAEYDWPGANNEPRFKPSHPVELLAGDKDVFGDGSMTILSTPGHTPGHQSLLVKLPKTGAVVLSGDAVHFKDNWDHRRVPSMNANKEQSAASMQKIADTLDKEKAQLWINHDKAQRDSQKMSPEFYD; encoded by the coding sequence ATGACACCCAGGATAATGTCCAAGATCACGCGCGCACTCGCCGTCGCCGCCATTGCACTGTCCGCCCAGGCTGCGTTCGCGCAAAAGCCGGGTGTCGAAAGGCTCTACATCCTCAATTGCGGAGAGGGCATCGCTGGCGACATCTCCCGCTGGTCGCCTGGAGTAAATGAAGGCAAGTCGATGGATTTCGCCGACACCTGCTACCTCATCAAGCACAGCCAGGGGTGGTTCCTGTGGGACACCGGCATTCCCGACGCCGTCGCAGCGATGTCGAATGGGCTCGTACCGGCCGATCCCAAAGCCGTCACATGGCGGCGGCCGAAGACGCTCGCCGCGCAACTCGAGCAGATCGGCGTGAAACCCGCCGACGTCAAGGCGATGGGTGTCTCGCATACGCATCCCGATCACATCGGCAATGTCGAGATGTTCCCGCAGGCCACTCTCTATGTGCAGAAGGCCGAGTATGACTGGCCTGGTGCCAACAACGAGCCGCGCTTTAAGCCCTCGCATCCGGTCGAACTGCTCGCGGGCGACAAGGACGTGTTCGGCGATGGCAGCATGACCATCCTTTCGACGCCCGGTCACACGCCGGGACACCAATCGCTGCTGGTGAAATTGCCGAAAACCGGCGCGGTTGTGCTGTCCGGCGACGCCGTTCACTTCAAGGACAATTGGGACCACCGCCGCGTGCCGAGCATGAACGCGAACAAGGAGCAGAGCGCGGCCTCGATGCAGAAGATCGCCGATACGCTCGACAAGGAGAAGGCGCAGCTCTGGATCAACCACGACAAGGCGCAGCGCGACAGCCAGAAGATGTCGCCGGAGTTTTACGACTAG
- a CDS encoding DUF6163 family protein, protein MSEISTRDSARDAVRDNARDSAISVAAISSERSESDDSVWTRRLVLFLRVMALLSILKGLYHWAQVTGFVGGEDEAFENQSMAWQASTIYFAVIELVAAVGLWLATPWGAVVWLTTVVSMAVIELMFPGIYGGSLVVVGVEAFMLAAYLALAWMAARERPP, encoded by the coding sequence ATGTCCGAGATCTCCACCCGCGACAGCGCCAGAGACGCCGTCAGAGACAACGCCCGAGACAGTGCGATCTCGGTGGCGGCGATCTCGTCGGAGCGCTCCGAGTCCGACGATAGCGTCTGGACACGTCGGTTGGTGCTGTTCCTGCGCGTGATGGCGCTGCTCTCGATCCTCAAGGGGCTCTATCACTGGGCGCAGGTGACCGGTTTCGTCGGCGGCGAGGATGAGGCGTTCGAGAACCAGTCGATGGCTTGGCAGGCCTCGACCATCTACTTTGCCGTCATTGAGCTCGTCGCCGCCGTCGGCCTCTGGCTCGCCACGCCCTGGGGCGCGGTGGTGTGGCTCACGACCGTGGTCTCGATGGCGGTGATCGAGCTGATGTTCCCGGGAATCTACGGCGGCAGCTTGGTCGTGGTTGGCGTCGAGGCCTTCATGCTCGCCGCTTATCTGGCGCTCGCCTGGATGGCCGCGCGGGAACGGCCTCCATAG
- a CDS encoding Nramp family divalent metal transporter: protein MDARSPDLTQELTQDAAGWRCDAPTMKSLPEVNATVAIPTAGAWWRRLLAFVGPGYMVSVGYMDPGNWATDLAGGSRFGYTLLSVILLSNLMAILLQSLAARLGIVTERDLAQACRATYSPAVNFLLWLACEAAIIACDLAEVIGTAIALKLLFGIPLIGGALLAALDAFLLLLLMNRGFRFLEAFVMALLAVIAVCFAVQIVAAAPPVAEVLHGFMPKTEIFANPEMLYIAIGIIGATVMPHNLYLHSSIVQTRAYARDDEGRREAIKWATTDSTIALMLALFINAAILVVAAATFHKSGHSDVAEIGQAFELLSPLLGLGIASTLFAVALLASGLNSTVTATLAGQIVMEGFLDLRLPSWARRLLTRGIAIVPVIIVTAIYGERGTADLLVFSQVVLSMQLPFAVIPLVRFVSDRRKMGQFAIPTSVAAVAWIVAGVIVVLNVKLLVDTLFG, encoded by the coding sequence ATGGATGCCCGATCGCCCGATCTGACCCAAGAACTGACCCAAGACGCCGCCGGCTGGCGCTGCGACGCGCCAACCATGAAGAGTCTCCCCGAGGTGAACGCCACGGTGGCGATCCCCACGGCGGGGGCATGGTGGCGCCGGCTGCTCGCCTTTGTCGGTCCGGGCTATATGGTCTCGGTCGGCTACATGGACCCGGGCAATTGGGCGACCGATCTCGCCGGCGGGTCGAGGTTCGGCTACACGCTGCTCTCAGTCATCCTGCTTTCTAATTTGATGGCGATCCTGCTCCAGTCGCTGGCAGCGCGGCTCGGCATCGTGACCGAGCGCGATCTTGCACAGGCCTGCCGCGCCACCTATTCGCCCGCGGTGAATTTCCTGCTCTGGCTGGCCTGCGAGGCGGCGATCATCGCCTGCGATCTGGCTGAGGTCATCGGCACTGCGATCGCGCTCAAACTTCTGTTCGGCATTCCCCTGATCGGCGGTGCATTGCTCGCAGCGCTCGATGCGTTTCTGCTTCTGCTCCTGATGAACCGCGGCTTCCGCTTCCTCGAAGCCTTCGTCATGGCGCTGCTCGCGGTGATTGCCGTGTGCTTCGCGGTGCAGATCGTGGCCGCCGCGCCGCCGGTCGCGGAGGTGCTGCACGGCTTCATGCCGAAGACCGAGATCTTCGCCAACCCCGAGATGCTCTACATCGCGATCGGCATCATCGGCGCGACCGTGATGCCGCATAATCTGTATCTGCATTCCTCGATCGTGCAGACGCGCGCCTATGCGCGAGACGACGAGGGTCGTCGTGAAGCGATCAAATGGGCGACGACGGACTCGACCATCGCGCTGATGCTGGCGCTGTTCATCAACGCCGCGATCCTCGTTGTCGCAGCGGCAACGTTTCACAAAAGTGGCCATTCCGACGTCGCCGAGATCGGCCAAGCGTTCGAACTTCTGTCGCCGCTGCTCGGCCTCGGAATCGCTTCGACCTTGTTCGCGGTGGCGCTGCTCGCCTCGGGTCTCAATTCGACCGTGACCGCGACGCTCGCCGGCCAGATCGTGATGGAAGGCTTTCTCGATCTGCGCCTGCCAAGCTGGGCGCGCCGCCTCTTGACGCGCGGCATTGCGATCGTTCCGGTGATCATCGTCACCGCGATCTACGGCGAGCGCGGCACTGCGGATCTGCTGGTGTTTAGCCAGGTCGTGCTGTCGATGCAGCTGCCTTTCGCGGTGATCCCGCTGGTCCGCTTCGTCTCCGATCGGCGCAAGATGGGGCAGTTCGCGATACCCACGTCAGTCGCTGCGGTCGCGTGGATCGTCGCCGGCGTGATCGTGGTTTTGAACGTCAAGCTGCTGGTGGATACGCTGTTCGGGTGA
- a CDS encoding MFS transporter — protein sequence MSTTLRLPDTFSRLAWSNLAAQSAEQIALAAAPIVAVLTLGVAEGHTGLLQTALTLPFVLFAIPAGLLADRISRRSLMAGAEALRAVALATIVLLLAFGALNLPLLALLGFAAVCGTVVYSVAAPALVPSLVSSELLPAANARIELARTIAFASGPALGGALVGWWGASPAFGFAAALSAVAVVLLSGIYEPSRAPSPRRHPFQDIREGAAFVFHHPLLRPVFITQFIFNTGWFLQIAVFVPYAVRHLGLTAAGVGTVLTMYGVGMVIGALFATRVLKRIAFGTVVGLGPVTGFLAAVVMALTVLIPSPSLAGLSFFLLGVGPILWVISTTTLRQSVTPPRLLGRVSAINIMSYGARPLGSALGAIVGGVWSAEACLYLAAAVFGVQALVIWLSPAVALDQQPDMVGDEVAARC from the coding sequence ATGTCAACGACGCTCCGCCTCCCCGACACCTTCAGCCGCCTTGCCTGGTCCAATCTCGCGGCGCAGTCGGCCGAGCAGATCGCGCTGGCGGCGGCCCCGATCGTCGCCGTGCTGACGCTGGGCGTAGCCGAGGGCCACACCGGCCTGCTTCAGACCGCCCTCACCTTGCCCTTCGTCCTGTTCGCGATTCCGGCCGGCTTGCTCGCCGATCGCATTTCGCGGCGCTCGCTGATGGCGGGTGCCGAGGCGCTCCGGGCGGTGGCGCTGGCGACCATCGTGCTGCTGCTCGCGTTCGGCGCGCTCAATCTGCCCCTGCTAGCGCTGCTCGGCTTTGCCGCCGTGTGCGGCACCGTCGTCTACAGCGTGGCCGCGCCGGCGCTGGTGCCCTCGCTGGTGAGTTCGGAGCTCCTGCCGGCGGCCAATGCCCGCATCGAGCTCGCGCGCACCATCGCCTTCGCCAGCGGCCCCGCGCTCGGCGGCGCGCTGGTGGGATGGTGGGGCGCGAGCCCGGCCTTCGGCTTTGCTGCGGCGCTCTCGGCCGTCGCGGTCGTGCTGCTCTCCGGCATCTACGAGCCTTCGCGCGCGCCCTCGCCGCGGCGCCATCCGTTTCAGGATATCCGCGAAGGCGCAGCCTTCGTGTTTCACCACCCGCTGCTGCGGCCGGTGTTCATTACCCAGTTCATCTTCAACACCGGCTGGTTCCTGCAGATCGCGGTGTTCGTGCCCTACGCCGTGCGCCATCTCGGCCTGACCGCCGCCGGTGTGGGCACGGTGCTCACGATGTACGGCGTCGGCATGGTGATCGGCGCGCTGTTCGCCACGCGCGTGCTGAAGCGCATCGCGTTCGGCACGGTGGTCGGCCTCGGCCCGGTGACCGGCTTCCTTGCCGCTGTCGTGATGGCGCTGACGGTGCTGATCCCCTCGCCCTCGCTTGCGGGTCTCAGCTTCTTCCTGCTCGGCGTCGGGCCGATCCTGTGGGTGATCTCGACGACAACCCTGCGCCAGTCGGTGACGCCGCCTCGCCTGTTGGGTCGCGTCTCCGCGATCAACATTATGAGCTATGGCGCCCGCCCGCTCGGCTCCGCGCTCGGGGCTATCGTCGGCGGCGTCTGGAGCGCTGAGGCATGCCTCTATCTCGCCGCTGCCGTGTTCGGCGTGCAGGCGCTGGTGATCTGGCTCTCGCCGGCCGTGGCGCTCGACCAGCAGCCCGACATGGTTGGGGACGAGGTAGCTGCGAGGTGCTAG
- a CDS encoding adenylate/guanylate cyclase domain-containing protein: protein MQLTSRLALMNWLAGQGLTGLPEPELLRGFCERCRAEGLELSRGLVVIDTLHPIYEGRAFRWSDTPSNESDVVEYGSTAEGDAAKNWRRSVFYHLLEHGHDEMVIDLADAPSLDFSQIGDLAETGHRHFLAFVHRFGETGALGQMDCLYSYWTTRRDDGFTEAELAALRDLVPVLGLAIKSAQQVDIVRTLGRVYLGRDASEQVLRGRISRGVTERINAVLWYSDLRGSTGISESIGPDEIIPFLNDYAQAVIDAIHDAGGDVLKLIGDGVLAMFWGEDMADARRAALRAEHLFRKNVAALNARRAAEGRPTTSAYIGLHVGEVLYGNIGSEDRLDFTVVGPTVNEVSRIASMSRSVDRELLASAEFYKGLDSSGRRYLVSTGRYALRGIGRAQDLYTLDPEVEASEPVMGSYERYLAN from the coding sequence ATGCAATTAACCTCGCGCCTTGCGCTGATGAACTGGCTGGCCGGCCAGGGGCTCACCGGACTCCCCGAACCCGAACTGCTGCGCGGCTTTTGCGAGCGCTGCCGCGCCGAAGGCCTGGAACTTTCGCGCGGGCTTGTCGTCATCGACACGCTGCATCCGATCTACGAGGGCCGCGCCTTCCGCTGGAGTGATACGCCGAGCAACGAGAGTGACGTCGTCGAATACGGTTCGACGGCTGAGGGCGACGCGGCCAAGAATTGGCGCCGCTCGGTGTTTTATCATTTGCTCGAGCATGGCCACGACGAGATGGTGATCGACCTCGCCGACGCGCCGTCGCTCGATTTTTCCCAAATCGGCGACCTCGCCGAAACGGGTCACCGCCATTTCCTGGCTTTCGTGCACCGCTTCGGCGAGACCGGAGCGCTCGGGCAGATGGACTGCCTCTACTCCTACTGGACGACCCGACGTGATGACGGCTTTACGGAAGCCGAGCTCGCCGCGCTACGCGATCTCGTTCCGGTGCTGGGACTCGCGATCAAGTCGGCGCAGCAGGTCGACATTGTGCGCACGCTGGGGCGCGTTTATCTCGGGCGCGATGCCTCCGAGCAGGTTTTGCGCGGGCGCATCTCGCGCGGCGTCACCGAGCGCATTAACGCCGTGCTCTGGTATTCGGATCTGCGCGGCTCGACCGGGATCAGCGAGAGCATCGGCCCCGATGAGATCATCCCGTTCCTCAACGACTACGCCCAGGCCGTGATCGACGCGATCCACGACGCCGGCGGGGACGTGCTGAAGCTCATCGGCGACGGTGTGCTCGCGATGTTCTGGGGCGAGGATATGGCGGATGCGCGGCGGGCCGCGCTACGGGCCGAGCACCTGTTCCGCAAGAACGTCGCGGCGCTGAATGCACGCCGGGCGGCAGAGGGCCGTCCGACGACGTCAGCCTACATCGGGCTGCACGTCGGTGAGGTGCTTTACGGCAATATCGGCAGCGAGGACCGGCTCGATTTCACCGTGGTGGGGCCGACCGTGAACGAGGTCAGCCGCATTGCTTCGATGAGCCGCTCGGTCGATCGCGAACTGCTGGCGTCGGCCGAATTCTACAAGGGCCTCGACTCCTCCGGCCGACGCTATCTCGTCTCCACCGGCCGCTATGCCCTGCGCGGCATCGGCCGCGCGCAGGATCTCTATACGCTCGATCCGGAAGTCGAGGCGAGCGAACCGGTGATGGGGAGCTACGAGCGGTATCTGGCGAACTAG
- a CDS encoding arginyltransferase has protein sequence MTQHSRDTPQFYLTAPSPCPYLPGRHERKVFTHLVGDRAGDLNDLLTHGGFRRSQSIAYRPACDQCRACVSVRVIANEFRPSRNFRKVMARNADIIGEQRSAVPTSEQYSVFRAYLDARHRHGGMADMTVLDYAMMVEDSHVETRIIEYRKRGPDSGITGRGEELIAVALTDVLSDGLSMVYSFFEPSQVSRSMGTFMILDHIARARRQGLPYVYLGYWIEGSKKMDYKARFLPQQRLAPSGWLRVDAQGDASEPQD, from the coding sequence TTGACCCAACACTCGCGCGACACCCCCCAGTTTTACCTCACGGCGCCCTCCCCCTGCCCGTATCTGCCGGGCCGCCATGAGCGCAAGGTGTTTACGCACCTAGTGGGTGACCGTGCCGGGGACCTCAACGACCTCCTGACCCATGGCGGGTTCCGCCGCAGCCAATCGATCGCCTACCGGCCGGCCTGCGACCAGTGTCGCGCCTGCGTCTCGGTCCGGGTTATCGCCAACGAGTTCCGCCCGTCCCGCAACTTCCGCAAGGTGATGGCGCGTAACGCCGACATCATCGGCGAGCAGCGCAGCGCAGTGCCGACCTCCGAGCAATATTCGGTGTTCCGCGCCTATCTCGACGCCCGTCACCGCCACGGCGGCATGGCCGACATGACCGTGCTCGACTACGCCATGATGGTCGAGGACAGCCATGTCGAGACCCGCATCATCGAATATCGCAAGCGCGGCCCGGACAGCGGCATCACCGGCCGCGGCGAGGAGCTGATCGCGGTGGCGCTCACCGACGTGCTCAGCGACGGCCTGTCGATGGTCTATTCGTTCTTCGAGCCGAGCCAGGTTAGCCGCTCGATGGGTACCTTCATGATCCTCGATCACATCGCCCGCGCCCGCCGACAGGGCCTGCCCTACGTCTATCTCGGCTACTGGATCGAGGGCTCCAAGAAGATGGACTACAAGGCCCGCTTCCTGCCGCAGCAGCGCCTCGCGCCGTCAGGCTGGCTGCGCGTCGACGCGCAGGGCGATGCGTCCGAGCCGCAGGATTAG
- a CDS encoding MFS transporter, which produces MNQRQLPIILALGTTQTLAWASSYYLPALLADPMAHDLGISTNWIFGAFSASLVISAMLGPRIGRQIDLVGGRQVLSASNLTIAAGLVLLGFSQSVVVMAFAWLVLGIGMAMGLYDAAFAALGRIYGSEARRSITGITLMAGFASTIGWPLTAWGLAHIGWRDTCFAWAAANILIGLPLNFFMLPAIKGAKQAAATAAKPHLPLDRTMILLAFVFAAVWTVTGAMAVHFPRILEATGATHVEAIAAGALIGPAQVVARIFDASVLSRFHPLWSTRLACLAHPIGAAVVVIFGAPAASAFALLHGSGNGILTIARGTLPLSIFGPKDFGYRLGIIGAPARMAQAVAPLAFGLLIDVMGTKVLMVSSALSLSALAALFLIRAAPRPD; this is translated from the coding sequence ATGAACCAACGCCAGCTGCCGATCATCCTGGCGCTCGGCACCACGCAGACCCTGGCCTGGGCCTCCAGCTACTATCTGCCGGCGCTGCTCGCCGATCCCATGGCGCATGACCTCGGCATCTCCACGAACTGGATTTTTGGCGCGTTCTCGGCCTCGCTCGTGATCTCTGCGATGCTGGGGCCACGCATCGGGCGGCAGATCGATCTTGTCGGCGGACGGCAGGTGCTGTCGGCCTCGAACCTGACCATCGCCGCCGGCCTTGTCCTGCTTGGCTTCTCGCAGTCGGTCGTGGTGATGGCCTTCGCCTGGCTCGTGCTCGGCATCGGCATGGCGATGGGACTCTATGACGCCGCTTTCGCGGCGCTCGGCCGCATCTACGGCAGCGAAGCCCGCAGGTCCATCACCGGCATCACGTTGATGGCGGGCTTCGCCTCGACCATCGGCTGGCCCCTCACCGCCTGGGGGCTGGCCCATATCGGCTGGCGCGACACGTGTTTCGCCTGGGCTGCCGCCAACATCCTGATCGGCCTGCCCCTCAACTTCTTCATGCTGCCGGCGATCAAGGGCGCGAAGCAGGCTGCCGCAACGGCGGCGAAGCCGCATCTGCCGCTCGACCGCACCATGATCCTGCTCGCCTTCGTCTTCGCCGCGGTCTGGACCGTCACCGGCGCCATGGCCGTGCATTTCCCCCGCATCCTGGAGGCAACCGGCGCGACCCATGTCGAGGCCATTGCAGCCGGCGCGCTGATCGGCCCTGCGCAAGTGGTGGCGCGCATTTTCGATGCGAGCGTTCTCAGCCGTTTCCATCCGCTGTGGTCGACGCGCCTCGCCTGCCTCGCCCACCCGATCGGAGCCGCCGTCGTTGTCATCTTCGGCGCGCCTGCCGCAAGCGCCTTTGCGCTGCTGCACGGCTCAGGCAACGGCATTCTGACAATCGCGCGCGGAACGCTGCCACTTTCGATCTTCGGCCCAAAGGATTTCGGCTATCGCCTCGGCATCATCGGCGCGCCGGCGCGGATGGCGCAAGCCGTGGCACCGCTGGCCTTCGGCCTGCTGATCGACGTCATGGGTACGAAGGTGCTGATGGTCTCATCCGCCCTCAGCCTATCGGCGCTGGCCGCGCTATTCCTGATCCGGGCAGCACCGCGGCCGGATTGA
- the hemB gene encoding porphobilinogen synthase yields MAIKYGRPIELREVSRRDGTASPALDLTVRPRRNRKAEWARRMVRENVLTTDDLIWPLFLIDGHNKREQIASMPGVDRLSVDQALREAERAMKLTIPCLALFPYTDPSLRDEEGSEATNPNNLVCQAVRAIKKEFPEIGILCDVALDPFTSHGHDGLLSDGKILNDETVAVLVRQALLQAEAGCDIIAPSDMMDGRVAAIREGLDRAGLLDVQIMAYAAKYASAFYGPFRDAIGSAKTLVGDKRTYQMDSANTDEALREVELDISEGADMVMVKPGMPYLDVVRRVKDTFAMPTFAYQVSGEYAMIAAAAANGWLDGDRAMMESLLAFKRAGADGVLSYFAPKAAQKLREV; encoded by the coding sequence ATGGCGATCAAATACGGACGTCCGATCGAATTGCGCGAGGTTTCGCGCCGGGATGGCACAGCTTCCCCTGCCCTCGATCTGACCGTCCGCCCGCGCCGCAATCGCAAGGCCGAATGGGCCCGGCGCATGGTGCGTGAGAACGTGCTCACCACCGACGATCTGATCTGGCCGCTGTTCCTGATCGATGGCCACAACAAGCGCGAGCAGATCGCCTCGATGCCCGGCGTCGATCGCCTCAGCGTCGACCAGGCGTTGCGCGAGGCCGAGCGCGCCATGAAGCTTACAATTCCGTGCCTCGCACTGTTTCCCTATACCGACCCCTCCTTGCGCGACGAGGAAGGCTCGGAAGCGACCAACCCGAACAATTTGGTCTGCCAAGCGGTGCGCGCAATCAAGAAGGAGTTTCCTGAAATCGGAATCCTCTGCGACGTCGCGCTCGATCCCTTCACCAGCCACGGCCATGACGGCCTGCTCTCGGACGGCAAGATCCTGAACGACGAGACGGTCGCCGTGCTGGTGCGTCAGGCGCTGCTGCAGGCCGAGGCCGGCTGCGACATCATCGCGCCCTCGGACATGATGGACGGCCGCGTCGCCGCGATCCGCGAGGGGCTTGACCGCGCAGGGCTCCTCGACGTGCAGATCATGGCCTATGCGGCCAAATACGCCTCCGCGTTCTACGGCCCGTTCCGCGACGCCATCGGCTCGGCCAAGACGCTTGTAGGCGACAAGCGCACCTACCAGATGGACAGCGCCAACACCGACGAAGCGCTGCGCGAAGTCGAACTCGACATTAGCGAGGGTGCCGACATGGTAATGGTCAAGCCCGGCATGCCCTATCTCGACGTGGTCCGCCGCGTGAAGGACACGTTTGCGATGCCCACTTTCGCTTACCAGGTCTCCGGCGAATACGCGATGATCGCGGCAGCCGCAGCCAATGGCTGGCTCGATGGCGATCGCGCCATGATGGAAAGCCTCCTCGCCTTCAAGCGCGCCGGTGCCGATGGCGTGCTCAGCTATTTCGCACCGAAGGCGGCGCAGAAGCTTCGGGAGGTGTAA